The following coding sequences are from one Gemmatimonadales bacterium window:
- a CDS encoding LptE family protein, with protein MRSGVVRSAGALALLVGAGGCLYSFHGGGLPGDVRTVAVLPFDNRTGEPALTQEVFAALQDAVSGRLGLRQVNEAQADAIVRGEITSYVPDSPLAYQAGQGTVDVTRRRVVITMNVEIYDQKQGKPLWKQSGLTVDGEYGGSAETDGRKTALAKLVTQVVEGAQSQW; from the coding sequence GTGAGATCTGGCGTCGTCCGTAGCGCCGGCGCGCTGGCCCTGCTGGTCGGGGCCGGCGGCTGCCTCTACAGCTTCCACGGCGGCGGCCTGCCCGGGGACGTGCGCACGGTCGCGGTGCTGCCGTTCGACAACCGGACCGGCGAGCCCGCGCTCACGCAGGAGGTCTTCGCCGCGCTCCAGGATGCGGTGTCGGGCCGCCTGGGCCTGCGGCAGGTCAACGAGGCCCAGGCCGACGCGATCGTGCGTGGCGAGATCACGTCCTACGTGCCCGACAGCCCGCTCGCCTACCAGGCCGGGCAGGGCACGGTGGACGTCACCCGGCGCCGGGTGGTCATCACGATGAACGTGGAGATCTACGATCAGAAGCAGGGCAAGCCGCTGTGGAAGCAGAGCGGTCTGACGGTGGACGGGGAGTACGGCGGGTCCGCCGAAACCGACGGTCGCAAGACGGCCCTCGCCAAGCTGGTCACCCAGGTCGTGGAAGGAGCACAGTCCCAATGGTAG
- a CDS encoding non-canonical purine NTP pyrophosphatase, whose product MSRLLLATRSADKAREIREILQAAGATVELQSLDEAHVHRASEEERLERFDSFQANARAKAEYFAKLTGLPVAADDSGLEVLSLGGAPGVRSKRFSPEAGRLTGKALDEANNAELLRRLQGAAGARRRACYVCVALLLRRPGAPPEAFTGRCWGRVLEEPRGTGGFGYDPLFFHEGLGKTFGEATAEEKHGVSHRGDAFRQLAAALVARPL is encoded by the coding sequence GTGAGCCGGCTGCTGCTGGCGACCCGCAGCGCCGACAAGGCGCGCGAGATCCGCGAGATCCTCCAGGCGGCCGGCGCCACCGTCGAGCTGCAGTCGCTCGACGAGGCGCACGTGCACCGGGCTTCCGAGGAGGAGCGGCTCGAGCGCTTCGACTCCTTCCAGGCCAACGCCCGGGCCAAAGCGGAGTACTTCGCCAAGCTGACCGGCCTGCCGGTGGCCGCCGACGACTCGGGGCTCGAGGTGCTGTCCCTCGGCGGGGCGCCGGGCGTGCGGTCGAAGCGGTTCTCGCCCGAGGCGGGCCGGCTCACGGGCAAGGCGCTGGACGAGGCGAACAACGCGGAGCTGCTGCGCCGCCTGCAGGGTGCGGCCGGGGCGCGGCGGCGCGCCTGCTACGTCTGCGTCGCGCTGCTGCTGCGGCGTCCGGGGGCGCCGCCCGAGGCGTTCACCGGCCGCTGCTGGGGCCGGGTGCTGGAGGAGCCGCGGGGCACGGGCGGATTCGGCTACGACCCGCTGTTCTTCCACGAAGGCCTGGGCAAGACCTTCGGCGAAGCCACGGCCGAAGAGAAGCACGGCGTGAGCCACCGGGGCGACGCGTTCCGCCAGCTGGCCGCCGCGCTGGTCGCCCGCCCGCTATAG
- the rph gene encoding ribonuclease PH, protein MSRADRRSAAELRPLALERGANPYAEGSCLVRMGGTLVLCTASVEAGVPGWRKGSGLGWVTAEYAMLPRATTERTPRERQGAGGRTHEIQRLIGRSARAALRGFDFGEYTIRLDCDVLQADGGTRTAAVSGAAVALADACGRLAATAGVKSPFERLVAAVSVGIVEGEPRLDLCYAEDRVAGVDANVVVAEPDRLVEVQGTGEHGTFSRAELDRLLDLALAGTARIFAAQRAALGW, encoded by the coding sequence GTGTCGCGGGCTGACCGCCGGTCGGCGGCCGAGCTGCGGCCGCTGGCGCTGGAGCGCGGGGCCAACCCCTACGCCGAGGGCTCGTGTCTGGTGCGGATGGGCGGGACGCTGGTCCTGTGCACGGCGTCGGTGGAGGCGGGCGTGCCGGGATGGCGCAAGGGAAGCGGGCTGGGCTGGGTGACGGCCGAGTACGCGATGCTGCCGCGCGCCACCACCGAGCGCACGCCGCGGGAGCGGCAGGGCGCCGGCGGCCGCACCCACGAGATCCAGCGCCTCATCGGCCGCAGCGCCCGGGCGGCGCTCCGCGGCTTCGACTTCGGCGAATACACCATCCGGCTCGACTGCGACGTCCTGCAGGCCGACGGCGGCACCCGCACGGCCGCGGTCTCCGGTGCGGCCGTCGCGCTGGCCGACGCGTGCGGCCGGCTCGCGGCCACGGCGGGCGTGAAGAGCCCGTTCGAGCGCCTGGTGGCGGCGGTGAGCGTCGGCATCGTGGAGGGCGAGCCGCGGCTCGACCTGTGCTACGCCGAGGACCGCGTCGCCGGCGTGGACGCCAACGTCGTCGTGGCGGAGCCCGACCGGCTGGTGGAAGTGCAGGGCACCGGCGAGCACGGCACCTTCTCCCGCGCCGAGCTGGACCGGCTGCTCGACCTGGCGCTGGCGGGCACGGCGCGGATCTTCGCGGCGCAGCGCGCCGCGCTGGGCTGGTGA
- the rfaE2 gene encoding D-glycero-beta-D-manno-heptose 1-phosphate adenylyltransferase yields the protein MPGGASRPDPSAKLLGFEAALAWRRAARGAVVFTNGVFDVLHRGHVALLVAARAEGEALVVGLNSDASVRRIKGPERPLNRERDRAYVLGALACVDAVVLFDEDTPAHLIAALQPDVLVKGADYAPEAIVGADVVTARGGRVVRIPLETGFSTTGLIAKVKGVAG from the coding sequence GTGCCGGGCGGGGCGTCCCGGCCCGATCCCTCCGCCAAGCTGCTGGGCTTCGAGGCCGCGCTCGCGTGGCGGCGGGCCGCGCGTGGCGCGGTGGTGTTCACCAACGGCGTGTTCGACGTGCTGCACCGCGGGCACGTGGCGCTGCTGGTGGCCGCACGCGCGGAGGGGGAGGCGCTGGTCGTGGGCCTCAACAGTGACGCGTCGGTTCGCCGGATCAAGGGGCCCGAGCGGCCGCTGAATCGCGAGCGCGACCGGGCGTACGTGCTGGGCGCGCTGGCCTGCGTGGACGCGGTGGTGCTGTTCGACGAGGACACGCCCGCGCACCTGATCGCGGCGCTCCAGCCCGACGTGCTGGTCAAGGGCGCCGACTACGCGCCCGAGGCGATCGTGGGCGCCGACGTGGTCACGGCGCGCGGCGGGCGGGTGGTGCGCATTCCCCTCGAGACCGGATTCTCGACCACCGGACTGATCGCGAAGGTGAAGGGTGTCGCGGGCTGA